One Nitrospirota bacterium DNA segment encodes these proteins:
- the rpsU gene encoding 30S ribosomal protein S21: protein MEIKVFNNNVEKALKVAKKKLAGEGLFRELKRRRFYEKPSVRKKAKQREAQRRRQKWLAKRRMD from the coding sequence ATGGAAATCAAGGTCTTCAACAATAACGTCGAAAAGGCGCTGAAGGTCGCCAAGAAAAAGCTGGCCGGGGAAGGGCTCTTCCGCGAGCTCAAGCGGCGCCGGTTCTACGAGAAACCCAGCGTACGCAAGAAGGCCAAGCAACGCGAAGCTCAACGGCGTCGGCAGAAGTGGCTCGCCAAGCGTCGGATGGACTGA
- a CDS encoding aromatic ring-hydroxylating dioxygenase subunit alpha, translating to MNPEAEIGFRPSRTGPLFGFWYPAALSSQVRAGKMTAQVLLGQPLVLCRTLQGRVAALRDICPHRGMPLSFGRFDGDRVECAYHGWQFDLNGRCKQIPSLVNGALDTEKIGVTAYPCQEQDGYIWVYMADAREPNRPQPDVPRLPVPSEPYTLFHISTILTCTIDDGIVGLMDPAHGPFVHQSAWWRTRKSIHEKVKTFEPIPGGFRMVAHAPSRNSGPYKLLGLTGGGPLTTTIDFVLPNLRHEFVQCGRWWVSTRATVTPITEHECRIDFCAAWNCFRWVPFAKTLFRLFATVFLNQDKRAMERQAVGLRYKPALMLLDDADTPAKWYYKLKAAHLTAVQTGQPLDHPLKQPVTLRWRS from the coding sequence ATGAACCCCGAGGCCGAGATCGGCTTCAGGCCGTCACGCACGGGTCCACTTTTCGGTTTTTGGTATCCGGCCGCCCTGAGTTCTCAGGTGCGCGCCGGCAAGATGACAGCGCAGGTGTTGCTCGGACAACCGCTCGTTCTCTGCAGGACACTGCAGGGCCGGGTCGCCGCGCTCCGGGACATCTGTCCGCACCGAGGCATGCCTCTCTCGTTCGGACGTTTCGATGGGGACCGTGTCGAATGCGCCTACCACGGCTGGCAGTTCGATCTGAACGGGCGCTGCAAGCAGATTCCGTCCCTCGTGAACGGGGCGCTCGACACCGAGAAAATCGGCGTCACGGCTTACCCGTGCCAGGAACAGGACGGCTACATCTGGGTCTACATGGCGGATGCCCGCGAGCCGAACCGTCCGCAGCCCGACGTGCCGCGCCTGCCGGTTCCTTCCGAGCCCTACACCCTTTTTCACATCTCGACCATCTTGACTTGCACCATCGACGACGGCATCGTCGGACTGATGGACCCGGCCCACGGCCCGTTCGTGCATCAAAGCGCCTGGTGGCGGACACGGAAAAGCATCCACGAAAAGGTCAAGACCTTCGAGCCGATTCCCGGCGGGTTCCGGATGGTCGCGCATGCGCCCTCGCGCAACAGCGGTCCCTATAAACTGCTCGGCCTCACCGGCGGGGGCCCGCTCACCACGACCATCGACTTCGTGCTTCCGAACCTGCGGCATGAATTCGTGCAGTGCGGCAGGTGGTGGGTGTCCACCCGGGCGACCGTCACACCCATCACCGAGCACGAATGCCGGATCGACTTCTGCGCCGCCTGGAACTGTTTCCGCTGGGTCCCGTTCGCCAAGACGCTGTTCCGGTTGTTCGCCACGGTCTTCTTGAACCAGGACAAGCGCGCGATGGAACGCCAAGCCGTCGGCCTGCGGTATAAGCCCGCCCTCATGTTGCTGGACGACGCCGACACGCCCGCCAAGTGGTACTACAAGCTGAAAGCCGCCCACCTGACCGCCGTCCAGACCGGGCAGCCCCTTGACCACCCTCTTAAACAGCCGGTCACGCTCCGCTGGAGAAGCTGA
- a CDS encoding S16 family serine protease, which translates to MRERFWSEHRRRAGLVIVAAAWAVCAEQGAADAASSHRLVTVPALAVSSTQEGDGGVHYVVIQVDQNAGLNGPTVLFDESSFRGGSVVGQEWKDAARLAVIAAANALGRDPRGWTVVIKNHAPNTVIDGESAGSAVAVGVMAAWRGDSVRSDVALTGAITGDGRILEVGDLLEKVTGAANAHFKTVLVPRSQARTPERDLYDLAARRQITVIEVGTLLEAYELMTGAHP; encoded by the coding sequence ATGCGCGAGCGATTCTGGAGCGAGCACCGACGGCGGGCTGGATTGGTCATTGTTGCGGCTGCCTGGGCGGTGTGCGCCGAGCAGGGCGCGGCTGACGCCGCGTCATCGCATCGCTTGGTGACCGTGCCGGCGCTGGCCGTGAGTTCGACTCAAGAGGGGGACGGCGGCGTCCATTACGTGGTCATCCAGGTCGACCAGAATGCCGGACTCAACGGTCCCACCGTCCTGTTCGACGAATCGTCGTTTCGCGGGGGGTCGGTCGTCGGTCAGGAATGGAAAGACGCCGCGCGACTGGCCGTGATCGCTGCGGCGAACGCGCTCGGGCGGGACCCGCGCGGGTGGACGGTCGTCATCAAGAACCATGCTCCCAACACGGTGATCGACGGCGAAAGCGCCGGCAGCGCCGTGGCCGTGGGCGTGATGGCCGCGTGGCGAGGCGACTCTGTACGGTCCGATGTCGCACTCACTGGAGCCATCACGGGAGACGGCCGGATTCTGGAGGTCGGCGACCTTCTGGAAAAGGTCACCGGCGCGGCCAATGCGCACTTCAAGACCGTGCTGGTCCCGCGCAGTCAGGCCCGCACACCTGAGAGGGATCTGTATGACTTGGCCGCCCGGCGGCAGATCACGGTGATCGAGGTGGGCACACTTCTGGAGGCCTACGAGCTGATGACCGGCGCCCACCCCTGA
- a CDS encoding sulfurtransferase TusA family protein, protein MMQADVKLDTLGYFCPMPIIMTSKKIKELLPGQVLEVVSDDEGIKKDMPAWCQTTGHEMLGLEEEQNQSKRIYKAFVKKTK, encoded by the coding sequence ATGATGCAGGCTGATGTGAAACTCGACACGCTCGGGTATTTCTGCCCGATGCCGATCATCATGACCTCGAAGAAGATCAAGGAACTGCTGCCGGGCCAGGTATTGGAGGTCGTCTCCGATGATGAAGGCATCAAGAAAGATATGCCGGCCTGGTGCCAAACGACAGGACACGAGATGTTGGGTCTTGAGGAAGAGCAGAATCAATCCAAGCGGATTTACAAAGCGTTCGTCAAGAAAACAAAGTAG
- a CDS encoding cation:proton antiporter, with protein sequence MTDHTVLRELLLIFVVSIGVVFLFHQFRLPSIAGFLAAGALIGPQGLNLVSDLTQVEVLAEIGIVLLLFTIGIEFSLANLKAARHVLLLAAPIQVGGVLVLALMAGWLAGIPTHQGMFWGCLFSLSSTAIVLKALADRGETDSMHGRMTVGILIFQDLAVVPMMLLTPILASPAEDAAKTVLLALAKSAVLVAVIMAAAWYLVPKLLEHIVRSRSRELFLLTIIALCLGIAWLTSLSGLSLALGAFIAGLVISESEYSHQAMAEVLPFRDSFSSLFFVSLGILMDVRVVLAHPGLVAGVIAAVLIGKFLAGAGAVLAAGQPPRSAVLTGVALAQVGEFSFILAQEGEKTGLMTGEPYQLFLAVSVLTMVITPFLIQWSPHLARRTEALQRLHHLLPGRTMAHVALAEGQQLKIRDHVIIVGYGLNGRNLARVLAETEIPYVALDLDGDTVRRESRHGVPIFYGDGTNPHVLRHMKIEEARVLVLALSDPFTTRRAVQVARALNPKLHIVVRTRYLRELEELHQLGADDVVPEEFETSIEIFALVLRTYNMPQDFIVQKAEQIRREGYALLRRSELPELAHHLRGGTLTDVEVETCRIDEDSPAIGKSLAELSIRPRSGASVIAWTRNGITESNPSEKVRLKPGDVVVLLGSRDQIRRAISLLAESRME encoded by the coding sequence ATGACCGATCACACCGTCCTCCGAGAACTGCTGCTGATCTTTGTCGTCTCGATCGGCGTTGTGTTTCTGTTTCATCAGTTCCGGTTGCCATCGATCGCGGGGTTTTTGGCGGCCGGCGCGTTGATCGGCCCGCAGGGGCTGAATCTGGTGTCCGATCTGACGCAGGTCGAGGTGCTCGCCGAGATCGGCATCGTCCTGCTGCTGTTCACGATCGGCATCGAGTTTTCCTTGGCGAATCTGAAGGCCGCCCGGCACGTCCTGTTGCTGGCCGCGCCGATCCAGGTCGGCGGGGTGCTCGTCCTGGCGTTGATGGCCGGATGGTTGGCGGGAATTCCTACACACCAGGGCATGTTCTGGGGTTGCCTCTTCTCGCTCAGCAGCACGGCGATCGTGCTCAAGGCGCTCGCCGACCGCGGAGAGACCGATTCGATGCACGGGCGCATGACGGTCGGCATCCTGATCTTCCAGGATCTCGCGGTCGTGCCGATGATGTTGCTGACCCCGATCCTGGCGAGCCCCGCGGAGGACGCGGCGAAGACCGTGTTGCTCGCGCTGGCCAAATCGGCGGTGCTCGTCGCCGTCATCATGGCGGCGGCTTGGTATCTCGTGCCCAAGCTGCTGGAGCACATCGTCAGGAGCCGCAGCCGGGAGCTGTTCCTGCTGACGATCATCGCGCTGTGTCTCGGCATCGCCTGGCTGACGTCCTTGAGCGGCTTGTCCCTGGCCCTAGGCGCCTTCATCGCGGGACTGGTCATTTCCGAATCGGAGTACAGCCATCAGGCGATGGCCGAAGTGCTCCCTTTTCGCGATAGCTTCAGCAGTCTGTTCTTTGTCTCGCTCGGCATCCTGATGGATGTGCGCGTGGTGCTCGCGCATCCCGGCTTGGTCGCCGGAGTGATCGCGGCCGTTCTGATCGGGAAATTTCTCGCGGGCGCGGGCGCGGTGCTGGCGGCGGGCCAACCCCCGCGCTCCGCGGTGCTGACCGGCGTCGCCTTGGCACAGGTCGGAGAGTTCAGTTTCATCCTGGCGCAGGAAGGCGAGAAAACCGGGCTGATGACCGGGGAGCCGTATCAACTGTTCCTGGCCGTCTCCGTCCTGACCATGGTGATCACGCCGTTTCTGATCCAGTGGTCGCCGCACTTGGCCAGACGGACCGAAGCGCTGCAGCGGCTGCACCACCTGCTGCCGGGGCGGACGATGGCCCATGTCGCGTTGGCCGAGGGACAACAGCTCAAAATCAGGGATCACGTGATCATTGTGGGTTACGGGCTCAACGGCCGGAACCTCGCCCGGGTGCTTGCAGAGACCGAGATTCCCTATGTCGCCCTCGATCTCGACGGCGATACCGTCAGGCGGGAATCGCGCCACGGCGTGCCCATTTTCTATGGAGATGGGACGAACCCCCACGTGCTGCGGCACATGAAGATCGAAGAAGCCAGGGTCCTGGTGCTGGCCCTTTCCGATCCCTTTACGACCCGCCGGGCGGTGCAGGTGGCGCGGGCGCTGAACCCCAAGCTGCACATCGTCGTCCGGACCCGGTATCTCCGCGAACTCGAGGAGTTGCATCAATTGGGGGCGGACGACGTGGTGCCGGAGGAGTTCGAGACATCCATTGAAATCTTCGCGCTCGTGCTCCGCACCTACAACATGCCGCAGGACTTCATCGTGCAGAAGGCGGAGCAGATCCGGCGCGAAGGCTATGCCTTGCTCCGGCGGAGCGAGTTACCGGAACTGGCGCACCACTTGAGAGGCGGGACGCTGACGGACGTGGAAGTGGAGACGTGTCGGATCGACGAGGACTCGCCGGCGATCGGGAAGTCGCTGGCCGAACTGTCCATCCGGCCGAGGAGCGGCGCGTCGGTGATTGCCTGGACGCGAAACGGGATCACGGAGTCCAATCCGTCGGAGAAGGTGCGGTTGAAACCCGGAGATGTGGTGGTCCTGCTGGGGTCGCGGGATCAGATCCGGCGGGCCATAAGTCTTCTGGCCGAATCCAGGATGGAATGA
- a CDS encoding DUF5678 domain-containing protein, with protein sequence MSPSSLREQSSLVSRASTTIEESAFPEPDVLPFLSAIRRSIETEQLSPARSLLDAAPIRILSDPVVTQLRAVLAPPVVTRVQRRDIDRRTEYEWLRTEGSKYRGRWVALNGDHLVATAETLRELRQQLLAMRLAQPPLIHRVE encoded by the coding sequence ATGTCGCCATCGAGCCTTCGTGAGCAATCTTCCCTCGTTTCGCGAGCCTCAACAACTATAGAGGAATCAGCGTTTCCTGAGCCTGATGTTCTTCCCTTTCTAAGCGCCATTCGTAGGTCCATTGAGACCGAGCAGTTGTCACCCGCACGCTCCCTTCTTGATGCGGCCCCCATTCGCATTCTCAGTGATCCAGTCGTGACACAGCTTCGTGCTGTCCTCGCTCCGCCCGTCGTTACGCGGGTCCAAAGGCGCGACATTGACCGGAGGACGGAATACGAATGGCTACGCACAGAGGGCTCGAAATACCGCGGGCGATGGGTGGCGCTGAATGGCGACCATCTGGTGGCAACGGCCGAGACACTCCGTGAGTTACGCCAGCAATTGCTGGCTATGCGTCTGGCACAGCCACCACTCATCCATCGTGTTGAGTGA
- the nth gene encoding endonuclease III gives MREKEIHAALRILRKEVRRWQDPVVGVVAKESGRDPFRILISCLLSLRTKDRTTAEASERLFSLAADPASMLKLPRSRLARTIYPVGFYRTKAKQIHEMCRRLLDIYGGRVPDSIDELLTLPGVGRKTANLVVTVGYRKPGICVDVHVHRISNRWGYVRTNTPEQTEEALRKKLPRRYWITYNDLLVPFGQNICLPVSPYCSRCKLTRYCERVGVTRSR, from the coding sequence ATGCGTGAGAAGGAGATCCATGCTGCGCTGCGCATCCTGCGGAAGGAAGTGCGGCGGTGGCAGGACCCCGTCGTGGGCGTCGTGGCCAAGGAATCCGGTCGCGACCCGTTCCGCATTTTGATTTCCTGCCTGCTCAGCCTCCGGACCAAGGATCGCACGACCGCCGAAGCCAGCGAGCGGCTTTTTAGCCTGGCCGCCGATCCGGCTTCCATGCTGAAGCTGCCCAGGTCGCGCCTCGCGCGGACCATCTATCCGGTCGGGTTCTATCGCACCAAGGCCAAGCAGATTCACGAGATGTGCCGGCGCTTGTTGGACATCTACGGTGGTCGTGTGCCCGACTCGATCGACGAACTGCTCACCCTGCCGGGGGTCGGTAGGAAGACGGCCAATCTTGTCGTGACGGTCGGCTATCGAAAGCCCGGCATTTGCGTGGATGTCCATGTTCACCGGATCAGCAACCGCTGGGGTTACGTGAGAACGAACACGCCGGAGCAGACGGAGGAGGCCCTGCGCAAGAAGCTGCCGCGGCGATACTGGATCACCTACAACGACTTGCTCGTGCCGTTCGGGCAGAACATCTGCCTGCCGGTCTCTCCCTATTGCAGCCGGTGCAAGCTCACCCGATATTGCGAGCGGGTGGGAGTGACGCGCTCGCGTTGA
- a CDS encoding NAD-dependent epimerase, with the protein MSQSNTSGPVILVTGVAGFIGYHVARRLLERGDRVLGLDNVNPYYDVRLKEARLAHLSPFERFGFVKRDLADRNAMRALFTEHPIRRVVHLAAQAGVRYSLVNPHAYTDSNIEGFMNILEGCRHARVEHLVYASSSSVYGGNMHMPFSVHDNVDHPVSLYAASKKANELMAHCYAHLYKIPCTGLRFFTVYGPWGRPDMALFIFTKAILEGRPIEVFNYGRMQRDFTYIDDIVEGVVRALDRPAQPDPAWSGERPDPGTSSAPYRLYNIGNHQPVDLLRFIEVLEQALGKKAEKKLLPMQPGDVPATYADIDDLTRDVGFKPATPIEVGIPRFVQWYREFYKV; encoded by the coding sequence ATGAGTCAATCGAACACATCTGGTCCGGTGATTCTGGTGACCGGGGTGGCCGGCTTCATCGGCTACCACGTCGCCCGGCGGCTGCTCGAGCGAGGCGACCGGGTGCTGGGGCTGGACAATGTCAACCCGTACTACGACGTCCGGCTGAAAGAAGCGCGCTTGGCCCATTTGTCGCCGTTCGAGCGTTTCGGGTTCGTGAAACGGGACCTGGCGGATCGCAACGCCATGCGGGCGCTTTTCACGGAGCATCCGATCCGCCGCGTCGTACACCTGGCGGCCCAGGCGGGCGTCCGCTACTCCCTCGTCAACCCGCACGCCTACACCGACAGCAACATCGAAGGATTCATGAACATCCTGGAGGGGTGCCGGCACGCGCGGGTGGAGCATCTGGTGTACGCCTCCTCCAGTTCGGTGTACGGCGGCAACATGCATATGCCTTTCTCTGTCCACGACAATGTGGACCATCCGGTGTCGCTCTACGCCGCGAGCAAGAAGGCCAACGAGCTGATGGCCCATTGCTACGCCCACCTGTACAAGATTCCCTGCACGGGCTTGCGGTTCTTCACCGTGTACGGGCCGTGGGGCAGGCCGGACATGGCGCTCTTCATCTTCACCAAGGCGATCCTGGAAGGCCGGCCGATCGAGGTCTTCAACTACGGCCGGATGCAGCGCGACTTCACCTACATCGACGACATCGTCGAGGGGGTGGTCCGGGCCCTCGATCGCCCGGCGCAGCCCGATCCTGCCTGGTCCGGCGAGCGGCCGGACCCCGGTACCAGCTCCGCGCCCTATCGCCTCTACAACATCGGGAACCACCAGCCGGTCGATCTGCTTCGCTTCATCGAGGTGCTCGAGCAGGCGCTCGGCAAAAAGGCCGAGAAGAAGCTCCTTCCCATGCAGCCCGGCGACGTGCCCGCCACCTACGCCGACATCGACGACCTCACGCGCGACGTCGGCTTCAAACCCGCCACGCCGATCGAAGTCGGCATCCCGCGCTTCGTGCAGTGGTATCGCGAATTTTATAAGGTGTGA
- a CDS encoding cyclodeaminase/cyclohydrolase family protein — protein sequence MAQTGSSVERAAPTPSGDWAASVTGFLAAVSAGTPTPGGGSVAALAGALAAALGVMGCRIGPPRSSRTVEEQSSPVSNHDIDLARIERRLVELGEKLRRLMQADADAYEDVLRAYRLPKTDQTRADAISAALRKATEVPLETAVLAAETGALLRALLSRVKSSVATDVKVGLRMAVAAIEGARENVTVNIKTQTNQEVVSLISTKLQAVERSLEELKRL from the coding sequence ATGGCGCAAACCGGGTCGTCTGTAGAACGGGCCGCGCCGACGCCTTCCGGCGACTGGGCCGCCTCAGTGACCGGTTTCTTGGCCGCCGTATCCGCCGGTACGCCGACGCCTGGGGGCGGAAGCGTGGCGGCCCTGGCAGGCGCCCTGGCGGCGGCGCTCGGCGTCATGGGGTGCCGGATCGGACCGCCGCGGAGCAGCCGCACTGTCGAGGAGCAGTCGTCGCCGGTTTCGAACCATGACATCGATCTCGCTCGAATCGAGCGCCGCCTCGTGGAACTGGGCGAGAAGTTGCGACGGTTGATGCAGGCCGACGCCGACGCCTATGAAGACGTGCTGCGCGCCTACCGGTTGCCGAAGACCGATCAAACCAGAGCCGATGCCATTTCGGCGGCCTTGCGGAAGGCGACGGAGGTGCCGTTGGAGACGGCGGTCTTGGCGGCGGAAACAGGAGCGCTCTTGCGCGCCTTGCTGTCTCGCGTCAAGTCGTCGGTCGCCACGGACGTCAAGGTCGGGCTGAGGATGGCGGTCGCGGCGATCGAGGGCGCGAGAGAGAATGTGACGGTAAATATAAAAACACAAACAAATCAAGAAGTTGTTAGCCTGATCTCGACGAAGCTCCAGGCCGTCGAAAGGAGCCTTGAGGAACTGAAACGCTTGTGA
- a CDS encoding HAD family phosphatase — translation MARIRAIIFDFNGVIADDETPHLLTFQQALSEHGLSLTKDDYYGPYLGMDERNCATALLTAATGSCDLARLRSIMERKAVLFRDYTATHKPELFPGVVEFVKSAAQTCRLAIASGGRREQILYALHDTPIERDFPVIVSAEDTTTGKPDPEIYELTLKRLNGLAPQPPLIRAEECLVLEDSRAGIRAALTAGMKVVALATTYPADQLTEAHLVLPSLEGITPDKLEHRLAQHRGSAPLG, via the coding sequence ATGGCCAGGATCAGAGCGATCATCTTCGACTTCAACGGCGTCATCGCCGACGACGAGACGCCCCATCTCCTTACCTTCCAGCAGGCGCTGAGCGAGCACGGACTCTCGCTGACCAAGGACGACTATTATGGTCCCTACCTCGGGATGGACGAACGGAACTGCGCGACGGCGTTGCTGACGGCGGCGACTGGCTCCTGCGACCTGGCCAGGTTGCGGTCGATCATGGAACGGAAGGCCGTCCTCTTTCGAGACTATACCGCGACCCACAAGCCGGAGCTGTTTCCCGGCGTCGTGGAGTTCGTGAAGTCGGCCGCCCAAACCTGTCGGCTGGCCATCGCCTCCGGCGGACGGCGCGAGCAGATCCTCTACGCGCTGCACGACACGCCGATCGAGCGGGATTTCCCGGTGATTGTCTCGGCCGAAGACACGACGACCGGCAAGCCGGACCCGGAGATCTATGAACTGACCTTGAAGCGGTTGAACGGGCTAGCGCCACAGCCGCCGCTGATCAGGGCAGAGGAATGCCTGGTCCTCGAAGATTCCCGCGCCGGCATCCGCGCGGCACTGACCGCCGGCATGAAGGTCGTCGCCCTCGCCACCACCTACCCGGCCGACCAGTTGACGGAGGCGCACCTGGTCCTGCCGAGCCTGGAAGGAATCACGCCGGATAAACTCGAGCACCGACTGGCCCAGCACAGAGGAAGCGCTCCGCTCGGCTGA
- a CDS encoding DsrE/DsrF/DrsH-like family protein produces the protein MSTTQVEPAAALAELERTKPDKVTIVLLSGDMDRAMAAFIIATGAAAMGMEVTMFFTFWGLNVIRKEGASTTARDWLRRMFGWLNKGGAHRLPLSRFHFWGLGTKMMHKVMRDHRMPGIPELMQTAQDLGVRFIACTTTMGLMGISKETLIDGVDQLAGVTTYLAEAKQGSVNLFI, from the coding sequence ATGAGTACCACACAGGTCGAACCGGCCGCCGCATTGGCGGAGTTGGAACGCACGAAGCCCGACAAGGTGACGATTGTCTTGCTCAGCGGGGATATGGATCGCGCCATGGCCGCCTTCATCATTGCCACGGGCGCGGCTGCGATGGGCATGGAAGTCACGATGTTTTTTACGTTCTGGGGGCTCAACGTCATCCGTAAAGAAGGCGCGAGCACGACAGCGAGAGATTGGCTCCGTCGCATGTTCGGATGGCTGAACAAGGGCGGAGCACATCGGTTGCCACTTTCCCGGTTTCATTTCTGGGGCTTGGGCACCAAAATGATGCATAAGGTGATGCGGGACCATCGCATGCCCGGCATCCCCGAACTCATGCAGACCGCGCAAGACCTCGGCGTCCGCTTCATCGCCTGCACGACCACGATGGGGCTGATGGGGATCTCCAAAGAGACGTTGATCGACGGCGTGGATCAGTTGGCGGGCGTGACTACGTATCTGGCGGAAGCGAAACAGGGAAGCGTCAATTTGTTTATTTGA
- the hutI gene encoding imidazolonepropionase — MNEPGLIRNGAVLIRGSTLELAGPQDRVARSRAARAAECIDLRGRIVLPGFVDSHTHALFAASRVDEYEARIRGATYSEIAEAGGGIQASARQIRSISERKLVRRLTEVVGRFVEHGTTTLEIKSGYGLDPAQELKMLRAIKKTARRTESELIPTLLIHDVPARLKARRAAYLRLVVRRLIPEVARRRLAECFDVFCDRGYFSVAEAKTLLVAAAQAGLKLKLHAEQLAHTRAARMAAGLGAISVDHLDRVSDADIRWLQKHGTIATLLPGSVLHLNSGPYPPARRLIDAGVPVALASNFNPGSSPTLNMQMILTLACSQMRMTPAEAIAAATINGAYAVGRGDCTGSLESGKQADLAVMDVDDYREIPYYFGMNHCVMAIKNGKVVFSRDA, encoded by the coding sequence ATGAACGAGCCGGGGTTGATTCGAAACGGCGCCGTGCTGATCCGCGGGAGCACGCTCGAACTGGCGGGTCCGCAAGACCGTGTCGCGCGATCCCGGGCGGCTCGCGCGGCCGAGTGCATCGACCTGCGCGGCCGTATCGTTCTTCCGGGCTTTGTCGATTCCCATACCCATGCGCTGTTCGCCGCGTCCCGCGTGGATGAATACGAGGCTAGAATCCGCGGGGCCACGTACAGCGAAATCGCCGAAGCGGGCGGCGGCATCCAGGCCAGCGCCAGGCAGATCCGATCGATCAGCGAACGGAAATTGGTCCGGCGGCTTACCGAGGTGGTCGGCCGGTTTGTCGAGCATGGCACGACGACCCTCGAGATCAAGAGCGGATACGGGCTCGATCCGGCGCAGGAACTGAAAATGTTGCGGGCGATCAAAAAGACTGCCCGGCGCACCGAGTCCGAGCTGATCCCGACGTTGCTCATCCATGATGTGCCGGCGCGACTCAAAGCCAGACGGGCGGCGTATCTGCGTCTCGTCGTCCGGCGCTTGATCCCTGAAGTCGCGCGCAGAAGGCTGGCGGAATGTTTCGACGTGTTTTGCGATCGCGGATATTTTTCGGTGGCGGAGGCAAAGACCCTGTTGGTGGCCGCCGCTCAGGCAGGCCTGAAGCTGAAGCTGCACGCCGAGCAGCTCGCGCATACCAGGGCGGCCCGTATGGCGGCCGGATTGGGGGCCATCTCCGTGGATCACCTCGATCGGGTGAGCGACGCCGATATCCGGTGGTTGCAGAAACACGGCACGATCGCGACGCTCCTGCCGGGCAGCGTCCTGCACCTGAACTCCGGTCCCTATCCCCCGGCACGCCGGCTGATCGATGCCGGCGTGCCGGTCGCGCTTGCTTCCAATTTCAATCCGGGCAGCTCGCCGACCCTCAACATGCAGATGATCCTGACACTGGCCTGCTCCCAGATGCGGATGACGCCGGCGGAGGCGATCGCGGCCGCCACGATCAACGGCGCCTATGCCGTCGGCCGCGGCGATTGTACGGGGTCGTTGGAATCGGGAAAGCAGGCCGACCTAGCGGTGATGGACGTGGACGACTACCGGGAGATTCCATATTACTTCGGCATGAATCACTGCGTCATGGCGATCAAGAACGGGAAGGTCGTCTTTTCGAGAGACGCGTAG